A portion of the Desulfovibrio oxyclinae DSM 11498 genome contains these proteins:
- a CDS encoding bacteriohemerythrin translates to MTLDSMSSPKGELTGIKHLDDLHQKFSDLLESLTEMIRDMNAPLEDQAERRSLLTAIERLRDSALMHFRHEEELLSEQQCPALEAHRLDHDRFMAQTLELMGRLEGGAAMTAACVRDHLYDWFHAHKRVLERATGLDTGK, encoded by the coding sequence ATGACGCTCGACAGCATGAGCTCTCCCAAAGGGGAACTCACCGGCATCAAGCACCTTGACGACTTGCACCAGAAGTTTTCGGACCTGCTCGAATCGTTGACGGAAATGATCCGCGACATGAACGCCCCTTTGGAGGATCAGGCCGAACGCCGCAGCCTGCTCACCGCAATCGAGCGCCTGCGCGACAGTGCCCTGATGCACTTCCGCCACGAGGAGGAGCTGCTTAGCGAACAGCAGTGCCCCGCACTCGAAGCGCACCGGCTCGACCATGACAGGTTCATGGCCCAGACCCTCGAACTCATGGGCAGGCTCGAAGGCGGTGCAGCCATGACAGCCGCCTGCGTGCGCGACCACCTTTATGATTGGTTCCATGCGCACAAGCGCGTGTTGGAGCGCGCCACCGGCCTCGACACCGGCAAGTAA
- a CDS encoding substrate-binding periplasmic protein: MNRAAIFVLIVLAAAGMFMSAAQGMAAPLKKTVRACDDISEWPPYVFYEREGEEAGTLVGMSVDVLEEILDAQGMKLEVSLMPWNQCLERTRKGDVDVVLNAAYSPKRASEFLLSETFYLTTPIILYSTHRYPLGPYIKSLEDLHSMKGCGVSDFGYHQYQIPPERLDTSSGTIVQAVKKLLQQRCDYIPIAYEPYAAYVLTGIDILSDPALGHAPIPGMPKTPYHMLLPRTPRGEKLRAIIDEGLRRMKSEGRLQQLLDEYGIR; this comes from the coding sequence ATGAACCGCGCCGCGATCTTCGTCCTTATCGTCCTGGCAGCGGCGGGCATGTTCATGTCCGCCGCTCAGGGCATGGCCGCCCCCCTGAAAAAGACGGTGCGAGCCTGTGACGACATCTCGGAGTGGCCGCCCTACGTATTCTACGAGCGTGAGGGAGAGGAGGCCGGGACGCTCGTGGGCATGTCCGTGGACGTACTCGAAGAGATTCTCGACGCTCAGGGAATGAAGCTCGAAGTCTCCCTCATGCCGTGGAACCAGTGCCTGGAGCGCACACGCAAGGGGGACGTGGACGTAGTGCTCAATGCCGCCTACAGCCCCAAGCGAGCCTCGGAATTCCTGCTTTCCGAGACCTTCTACCTAACCACCCCGATCATTCTATACTCCACGCATCGCTACCCCCTCGGGCCCTACATCAAGTCGCTTGAGGACCTGCACTCCATGAAAGGCTGCGGGGTGAGCGACTTCGGCTACCACCAATATCAGATTCCGCCCGAACGGCTGGACACGTCCTCCGGAACCATTGTCCAGGCCGTGAAGAAGCTGCTTCAGCAGCGATGCGACTATATTCCCATCGCCTATGAACCATATGCGGCCTACGTCTTGACCGGCATCGACATTCTCTCCGATCCGGCCCTCGGCCACGCTCCGATCCCCGGCATGCCCAAGACGCCCTACCACATGCTCCTGCCCCGCACCCCGCGCGGCGAGAAATTGCGCGCCATCATCGACGAAGGACTGCGACGGATGAAATCCGAGGGGCGCCTTCAGCAACTGTTGGACGAATACGGCATCCGCTAA
- a CDS encoding M48 family metallopeptidase encodes MNIYLALILASLVAAWALGMISRHLDAKNLSTRPPEEFRDIIDDEAYRRSQQYNLAKMRLESVDDTISTVISIIFIVAGGFAWADDTVRSFGFGPLVTGLLFFGLLGLLSMIPGLPFSVYRTFVLENRFGFNKTTPETFVADRLKAVVLAAVIGGPLLAGILLFFRWAGPDAWLWCWGFTTLFSLAVTYVAPQWILPLFNRFTPLEQGELRQMLENYADSQGFELEGLYLMDGSKRSTKANAFFTGFGKKRRIALFDTLVERHTPGEITAVLAHEVGHAKLGHVRKMLVASVLKTGLMFWLLSFFLESPRLFEAFGVQQMSVHAGLVFFALLYTPVSMLLSLADGALSRKHEYQADAFAARTTGRPGELASALKRLSADSLSNLTPHPFTVWLQYSHPPVVKRVRALARHEAA; translated from the coding sequence ATGAACATATACCTCGCTCTCATTCTGGCATCACTCGTGGCCGCGTGGGCCCTCGGCATGATATCCCGCCACCTCGACGCAAAAAACCTCTCCACCCGGCCGCCGGAGGAGTTTCGGGACATCATCGACGACGAAGCCTACCGCCGCTCACAGCAATACAACCTTGCCAAGATGCGGCTTGAATCCGTGGATGACACCATTTCCACGGTCATCTCCATCATCTTCATCGTGGCGGGCGGCTTTGCATGGGCCGACGACACAGTGCGGTCCTTCGGCTTCGGCCCGCTGGTCACGGGGCTGCTCTTCTTCGGCCTGCTGGGATTGCTGAGCATGATCCCGGGCCTGCCCTTTTCGGTCTACAGAACCTTTGTGCTGGAAAACCGCTTCGGATTCAACAAGACCACGCCCGAAACCTTCGTGGCCGACCGCCTCAAGGCCGTCGTTCTGGCCGCGGTCATTGGCGGTCCGCTTTTGGCGGGCATCCTGCTGTTCTTCCGCTGGGCCGGGCCTGACGCGTGGCTCTGGTGCTGGGGATTCACCACGCTCTTCAGCCTCGCGGTCACCTATGTTGCTCCGCAATGGATTCTGCCGCTGTTCAACCGCTTCACCCCGCTGGAGCAGGGAGAGCTTCGGCAGATGCTTGAAAACTATGCGGACTCACAAGGGTTCGAACTGGAAGGGCTGTACCTCATGGACGGCTCCAAGCGCAGCACCAAGGCCAACGCCTTCTTCACCGGATTCGGGAAGAAACGCCGCATCGCCCTGTTCGACACGCTGGTGGAGCGGCACACTCCCGGCGAAATAACGGCGGTGCTGGCGCACGAAGTCGGGCACGCCAAACTGGGGCACGTGCGCAAAATGCTTGTGGCCTCCGTGCTCAAGACCGGCCTCATGTTCTGGCTGCTCTCGTTCTTCCTCGAATCGCCGAGGCTGTTCGAAGCCTTCGGCGTACAGCAGATGAGCGTCCACGCCGGGCTGGTGTTCTTCGCCCTGCTCTACACCCCGGTCTCCATGCTGCTTTCGCTGGCTGACGGCGCGCTCTCCAGAAAGCACGAATATCAGGCGGACGCCTTTGCCGCACGCACCACCGGACGTCCCGGAGAGCTGGCTTCCGCACTCAAACGGCTCTCGGCGGATTCGCTGTCGAACCTCACGCCGCACCCGTTCACGGTATGGTTGCAGTATTCGCACCCGCCCGTGGTCAAACGCGTGCGGGCTCTTGCCCGGCACGAAGCCGCATGA
- a CDS encoding LysR family transcriptional regulator has translation MNLRQLEYFKAVAEELHFGRAAAKMHVAQPPLSQQIRKLEDELGVMLLKRDNRNVSLTPEGGRFLDAVKDSLAVLEDGVEQVRMMASGEIGRVVVGFMASVTQSRFPDAVAEFRELHPGITLELREMNSVEQRRALLDGELDVGMVFSGCSQSPQLCFRIFLSEPYMLAVHRNHPLAAVGEARLEDLDGEALIVFPRDVHRKSYDSSMAVFSAAGVTPRVVQETATHHTKLALVATGLGVGLVPARMAGVCPRGVRLLPFDWQGAQDRKSVLRLAWRNDNSSTALQCFLKVMERYAEPNPAVNGCL, from the coding sequence ATGAATCTGCGTCAGTTGGAGTATTTCAAGGCAGTGGCCGAGGAGCTGCATTTCGGGCGAGCGGCCGCGAAGATGCACGTAGCGCAGCCGCCGCTCAGTCAGCAGATACGCAAGCTGGAAGATGAGCTTGGCGTGATGCTGCTGAAGCGTGACAACCGGAATGTGTCCCTGACGCCGGAGGGAGGGCGTTTTCTTGATGCGGTGAAGGACAGCCTCGCCGTGTTGGAAGATGGAGTCGAGCAGGTGCGTATGATGGCAAGCGGAGAAATCGGGCGGGTGGTCGTCGGTTTCATGGCCTCGGTCACCCAGTCGCGATTTCCTGATGCCGTTGCGGAGTTCCGAGAACTGCACCCCGGAATCACGCTGGAATTGCGCGAAATGAATTCCGTGGAGCAGCGTCGGGCGCTGCTGGACGGCGAACTGGACGTTGGAATGGTTTTCAGTGGGTGCTCGCAGTCACCCCAATTGTGTTTCAGGATATTTCTGAGCGAACCTTACATGCTTGCCGTGCACAGGAACCATCCGCTGGCGGCAGTTGGAGAAGCACGCCTTGAAGATCTGGACGGAGAGGCTCTCATTGTTTTTCCACGGGACGTGCATCGCAAGTCATACGATAGTTCCATGGCGGTTTTCAGCGCGGCGGGCGTGACGCCGAGAGTGGTGCAGGAGACTGCCACGCATCATACCAAGCTGGCGCTGGTGGCGACGGGATTGGGAGTGGGGCTGGTTCCGGCCCGGATGGCCGGAGTCTGTCCCAGAGGAGTTCGGCTTCTGCCTTTCGACTGGCAGGGGGCGCAGGACCGCAAGAGCGTGCTCAGGCTGGCGTGGCGCAATGACAATTCATCAACTGCGCTGCAATGCTTTCTCAAGGTGATGGAACGCTACGCCGAACCGAATCCCGCGGTGAATGGCTGTTTGTGA
- a CDS encoding tetratricopeptide repeat protein, with protein sequence MSATAKTIREDIARAKAYIGRNDYLRSLDALARAVKGVAASQVFGREKFEVQALLEEAFRDLNGMAVVKKLFPKGLNYQRGKEAQLYKTLTRLAARLKDAMEKARIAKQREHLWKLDEMLLEAQKHMENENPLEARKLFRAASDTFTEIEGLNSDIGTRLMMGGLLQEAVEYLKRALEQNPSDNRAYGSLIMCYEGLGETAKAIETVKEAMRRLGVNESLEMRLAKLHLSRREWGEANKYAAAVVQKNPLNLEAEKIVKKTEPKIYGAGGKTSPGKSSGSGSGKAIKLDI encoded by the coding sequence ATGAGCGCCACCGCCAAAACCATTCGCGAGGACATCGCGCGGGCAAAAGCCTACATCGGACGCAACGATTACCTGCGTTCGCTGGACGCGCTTGCGCGTGCCGTGAAGGGCGTGGCGGCAAGCCAGGTGTTCGGCCGCGAGAAGTTCGAGGTGCAGGCGCTTCTTGAAGAGGCGTTCCGCGACCTGAACGGGATGGCCGTGGTCAAGAAGCTCTTTCCCAAGGGGCTCAACTATCAGCGGGGCAAGGAGGCGCAGCTCTACAAGACGCTGACCCGTCTGGCCGCCCGGCTGAAAGACGCCATGGAAAAGGCACGCATCGCCAAGCAGCGCGAACATCTCTGGAAGCTCGACGAGATGCTGCTCGAAGCCCAGAAGCACATGGAAAACGAGAATCCGCTGGAGGCGCGCAAGCTCTTCCGCGCCGCTTCCGACACCTTCACGGAGATCGAGGGCCTGAACTCCGACATCGGCACGCGGCTGATGATGGGTGGCCTGCTTCAGGAGGCCGTGGAATACCTCAAGCGTGCGCTGGAGCAGAATCCTTCCGACAACCGGGCGTACGGCTCGCTCATCATGTGCTACGAAGGGCTCGGGGAGACCGCCAAGGCCATCGAGACCGTCAAGGAAGCCATGCGCAGACTCGGCGTGAACGAATCGCTTGAAATGCGTCTGGCCAAGCTGCACCTGTCGCGCCGCGAATGGGGCGAAGCCAACAAGTACGCCGCCGCGGTGGTCCAAAAGAATCCGCTCAATCTCGAAGCCGAGAAGATCGTCAAGAAGACCGAGCCCAAAATTTACGGCGCGGGTGGAAAGACCAGCCCCGGCAAGTCTTCCGGTTCCGGCTCGGGCAAGGCCATCAAGCTCGACATCTAG
- a CDS encoding LysR substrate-binding domain-containing protein, translating into MELRHLKYFMAVAEELHFGRAARRLHVSQPPLSRQVRQLEEELGVELFERNSRRVELTAAGRYYMAEVNKAMAVLDEAGRTVRSVAAGEEGALKVGFVGPASLSRFPEVVREFRRRFPNIRLTIRAMSTYHQLDLMNRGRLDAGFSRLFGHDTHGLNAKLFLREPYALAVPEGHRLHGRTGVSLSDLHGEDMIFYPRHYQPKLHDAIIAAFERAGVTPDIVQEANTEQSTLALVAAGMGVAPVPASSANGCLRGVGIVSLEQGLPPWEVSIVWPEHGHGPVMERLLEVASEFTQIA; encoded by the coding sequence ATGGAATTGCGTCATCTGAAATATTTCATGGCCGTGGCCGAGGAGCTGCACTTCGGCAGGGCCGCCCGGCGACTTCATGTTTCCCAGCCGCCGCTGAGCCGGCAGGTGCGGCAGCTTGAGGAGGAGCTCGGTGTCGAGCTTTTCGAGCGGAACAGTCGCCGAGTGGAGCTGACCGCTGCAGGTCGGTATTACATGGCGGAAGTGAACAAGGCCATGGCCGTCCTTGATGAGGCGGGGCGAACGGTGCGTAGCGTCGCGGCCGGGGAGGAAGGGGCGCTCAAGGTCGGATTTGTCGGCCCTGCGAGCCTGAGCCGCTTTCCCGAAGTGGTCCGGGAGTTCAGACGCAGGTTCCCGAATATCAGGCTGACCATCCGGGCCATGTCCACGTATCATCAGCTGGATCTGATGAACCGGGGACGGCTGGATGCCGGGTTCTCGCGGCTTTTCGGGCACGATACCCACGGCCTGAATGCGAAGCTGTTTCTGCGGGAACCATATGCGCTCGCCGTACCGGAAGGGCATCGTCTTCACGGACGAACCGGCGTTTCGCTGTCGGACCTGCATGGCGAGGACATGATTTTCTACCCACGTCATTACCAGCCGAAACTGCATGACGCGATCATCGCCGCATTTGAACGGGCCGGGGTTACGCCGGATATCGTGCAGGAGGCGAACACCGAGCAGAGCACACTGGCGCTCGTGGCTGCAGGCATGGGTGTGGCGCCGGTCCCTGCGTCATCGGCAAACGGCTGCTTACGCGGGGTTGGCATTGTTTCGCTGGAGCAAGGGCTTCCGCCTTGGGAGGTCTCCATCGTCTGGCCCGAGCATGGACACGGCCCCGTGATGGAGCGTCTGCTGGAAGTGGCTTCGGAATTCACGCAAATCGCCTGA
- a CDS encoding DMT family transporter, whose product MMTYLYLALAIVAEVAATMALKALSDEFRVGTLALVVGGYVTAFTFLCVVLRTLPVGIGYAIWAGLGTALVVLCGALIYRQVPDLWALTGIGLIVAGVVCINVLSKTNVH is encoded by the coding sequence ATGATGACCTATCTATACCTCGCCCTCGCCATTGTCGCCGAGGTGGCTGCGACCATGGCACTCAAGGCACTGTCCGATGAGTTCAGGGTAGGCACGCTGGCGCTGGTTGTTGGCGGATATGTCACCGCCTTCACGTTCCTGTGTGTCGTGCTGCGGACCCTGCCCGTGGGCATCGGCTACGCCATTTGGGCCGGGCTCGGCACCGCTCTTGTGGTGCTGTGCGGGGCGCTCATCTATCGGCAGGTGCCCGACCTTTGGGCGCTGACCGGAATCGGTTTGATAGTGGCAGGGGTGGTGTGCATCAACGTCCTTTCCAAAACGAATGTTCACTGA
- a CDS encoding Mut7-C RNAse domain-containing protein, with protein MTPPNAVVLVFDAGLLGLLTRKADDGEIRYRARKGQSIKDMVESLGVPHTEVGELVGPGGERVGFGYRPEEGGRVEVRSVVEPFDVMQDQPLRAALPHLAFIVDENVAGLAPLLRAMGLDAARDGLNGDATLAERAAAEKRVVLSRDRGLLKRAAVTHGRLLRTEGTDAQFAEIVRHFGLVPTAEFMRRCLRCNRPTIPVEKVDILHLLEPKTKKYFNHFRMCGGCGNIYWRGSHYQRLVNRLARAGVRIPTQEPLTADEA; from the coding sequence ATGACTCCTCCGAATGCGGTGGTGCTTGTATTCGATGCAGGCCTTTTGGGGCTGCTGACCCGAAAGGCCGATGATGGCGAAATACGCTATCGGGCGCGAAAGGGCCAGTCAATCAAGGACATGGTGGAGTCGCTGGGGGTACCGCACACCGAAGTGGGCGAACTGGTCGGCCCCGGCGGAGAGCGAGTCGGGTTCGGCTACCGGCCTGAAGAGGGCGGACGCGTCGAGGTCCGCTCCGTGGTCGAGCCTTTCGATGTGATGCAAGATCAGCCTTTGCGGGCCGCGTTGCCGCATCTGGCCTTTATCGTGGATGAAAACGTGGCTGGCTTGGCACCACTGTTGCGAGCCATGGGACTGGACGCGGCCCGCGACGGACTGAACGGCGATGCTACCCTTGCAGAACGGGCCGCTGCGGAGAAACGGGTGGTGCTCTCGCGGGACCGGGGCCTGCTCAAGCGCGCTGCGGTGACGCACGGGCGGCTGTTGCGGACCGAAGGCACCGATGCCCAATTTGCGGAAATCGTCCGGCATTTCGGGCTTGTCCCCACAGCGGAGTTCATGCGCCGCTGCCTGCGTTGCAATCGGCCCACCATTCCTGTGGAAAAAGTGGATATTCTGCACTTGCTGGAGCCGAAAACGAAAAAATACTTCAATCATTTCAGAATGTGTGGTGGGTGCGGAAACATATACTGGCGCGGCAGCCACTACCAGCGTCTTGTCAACAGGTTGGCACGTGCGGGGGTGCGAATTCCGACACAGGAGCCTCTAACTGCCGACGAAGCTTGA
- the groL gene encoding chaperonin GroEL (60 kDa chaperone family; promotes refolding of misfolded polypeptides especially under stressful conditions; forms two stacked rings of heptamers to form a barrel-shaped 14mer; ends can be capped by GroES; misfolded proteins enter the barrel where they are refolded when GroES binds), translating into MAKEILFDAKAREKLKAGVDKLANAVKVTLGPKGRNVVIEKSFGAPVITKDGVTVAKEIELEDKFENMGAQMVKEVASKTSDVAGDGTTTATILAQSVFTEGVKLVAAGRSPMAIKRGIDKAVAAVVEELGNVTKPTRDQKEIAQVGTISANNDATIGNIIAEAMNKVGKEGVITVEEAKGLETTLDVVEGMQFDRGYLSPYFVTNPERMTCEMEEPLILLNEKKISNMKELLPVLEQVAKMSRPLLIIGEDIEGEALATLVVNKLRGTLNVSAVKAPGFGERRKAMLKDIAVLTGGQVVSEDLGIKLENLTVNDLGSAKRVVIDKDNTTVVDGAGDAEEIKARIKQIRAEINESSSDYDREKLQERLAKIVGGVAVIHVGAATEIEMKEKKDRVEDALNATRAAVEEGIVPGGGVALARATKALKDLKPVDDDEAAGIAIITRAIEEPLRQIAGNAGFEGSIVVEKIKEGKDGFGFNAATSEYEDLIKVGVIDPKKVTRTALQNAASVAGLLLTTECAIAEKPEKDSGAPAMPGGMGGMGGMGGMGGMY; encoded by the coding sequence ATGGCCAAAGAAATTCTCTTCGACGCCAAAGCCCGTGAAAAACTGAAAGCAGGCGTGGACAAGCTCGCCAACGCAGTCAAGGTGACCCTCGGCCCCAAGGGCCGCAACGTCGTGATCGAAAAGAGCTTCGGCGCTCCGGTCATCACCAAGGACGGCGTGACCGTCGCCAAGGAAATCGAACTCGAAGACAAGTTCGAGAACATGGGCGCACAGATGGTCAAGGAAGTCGCTTCCAAGACCTCCGACGTGGCCGGTGACGGTACCACCACCGCTACCATCCTGGCCCAGTCCGTCTTCACCGAAGGCGTCAAGCTCGTGGCCGCCGGCCGCAGCCCCATGGCCATCAAGCGCGGCATCGACAAGGCCGTTGCAGCCGTTGTCGAAGAACTCGGCAACGTCACCAAGCCGACCCGCGACCAGAAAGAAATCGCACAGGTCGGAACCATCTCCGCCAACAACGACGCCACCATCGGCAACATCATCGCCGAGGCCATGAACAAGGTCGGCAAGGAAGGCGTCATCACCGTTGAGGAAGCCAAGGGTCTCGAAACCACCCTGGACGTCGTCGAAGGCATGCAGTTCGACCGCGGCTACCTCTCCCCCTACTTCGTCACCAATCCCGAGCGCATGACCTGCGAAATGGAAGAGCCGCTCATCCTGCTCAACGAAAAGAAGATCTCCAACATGAAGGAACTTCTGCCCGTTCTGGAGCAGGTTGCCAAGATGTCCCGTCCGCTGCTCATCATCGGTGAAGACATCGAAGGCGAAGCTCTGGCCACCCTCGTGGTCAACAAGCTGCGCGGCACCCTGAACGTGTCCGCCGTCAAGGCTCCGGGCTTCGGCGAGCGCCGCAAGGCCATGCTCAAGGACATCGCTGTCCTGACCGGCGGCCAGGTCGTCTCCGAAGACCTCGGCATCAAGCTCGAAAACCTCACCGTCAACGACCTCGGTTCCGCCAAGCGCGTGGTCATCGACAAGGACAACACCACCGTTGTCGACGGTGCTGGCGACGCTGAAGAAATCAAGGCCCGTATCAAGCAGATCCGCGCCGAAATCAACGAGTCCTCTTCCGACTACGATCGCGAAAAGCTCCAGGAGCGCCTCGCCAAGATCGTGGGCGGTGTCGCCGTCATTCACGTCGGTGCAGCCACCGAGATCGAAATGAAGGAAAAGAAGGACCGCGTGGAAGACGCCCTGAACGCCACCCGCGCTGCCGTGGAAGAAGGCATCGTGCCCGGCGGCGGTGTGGCTCTCGCCCGCGCCACCAAGGCACTCAAGGATCTCAAGCCGGTCGATGACGACGAAGCCGCTGGCATCGCCATCATCACCCGCGCCATCGAAGAGCCGCTGCGCCAGATCGCCGGCAACGCCGGATTTGAAGGCTCCATCGTTGTGGAGAAGATCAAGGAAGGCAAGGACGGCTTCGGTTTCAACGCCGCCACCTCCGAGTACGAAGACCTCATCAAGGTCGGCGTCATCGATCCCAAGAAGGTCACCCGCACCGCGCTCCAGAACGCCGCTTCCGTGGCCGGTCTGCTGCTGACCACCGAATGCGCCATCGCCGAAAAGCCTGAAAAGGACAGCGGCGCTCCGGCCATGCCCGGCGGCATGGGCGGCATGGGCGGCATGGGTGGAATGGGCGGCATGTACTAG
- the groES gene encoding co-chaperone GroES has protein sequence MKLKPLNDRVLVKRLEMEEKTAGGIIIPDSAKEKPMKGEVVAAGPGKLDDAGKRVELTVKTGDTVLFAKYAGTEVKIDGNEHLVMREDDILAVVE, from the coding sequence ATGAAGCTGAAACCGCTGAACGACCGCGTGCTGGTGAAGCGCCTGGAAATGGAAGAGAAGACCGCAGGTGGCATCATCATCCCCGATTCCGCCAAGGAAAAGCCCATGAAGGGCGAGGTCGTCGCCGCCGGTCCCGGCAAACTGGACGACGCCGGCAAGCGTGTTGAACTGACCGTCAAGACCGGCGACACCGTGCTGTTCGCCAAGTACGCCGGAACCGAAGTCAAGATCGACGGCAACGAACATCTCGTGATGCGTGAGGACGACATCCTCGCTGTCGTCGAGTAG
- the pgm gene encoding phosphoglucomutase (alpha-D-glucose-1,6-bisphosphate-dependent), with protein MSLHPMAGKPPTHDMLENIPRLVTAFYSRKPDPKNPDEIVSFGTSGHRGCSLTSTFNESHVMAVCQAVCEHRRMRGIDGPLFLGMDTHALSEPAFTTALEVFAANGVAVRYQMGFGYTPTPVISHAILSWNRDRTTGLADGVVITPSHNPPRDGGIKYNPPDGGPADFRTTAAIQDGANQILIDKLVSVKRVPLAQALTTDGVEAIDYVMPYVRDLGSILNLEAVAAEGLKIGADPLGGSGLAYWEPIADEYGLDITVTNDAPDPTFSFMSVDKDGKIRMDCSSPYAMAGLIAMRDRFDIAFGNDPDFDRHGIVTRASGLLNPNHYLSVAVDYLFRSREHWSTEAAVGKTVVTSSMIDRVAEGLNREIFEVPVGFKWFVGPLLKGTCAFGGEESAGASFVRFDGSPWSTDKDGIILNLLAAEITAVTGRDPGELYKELEQKHGAPIYRRSDAPATNEQKAAFKRLTPESVRTETLAGDAITSRMTHAPGNGEPIGGLKVSTDNGWFAARPSGTEEIYKIYAESFRDEQHLDAIEAEARTIVEALFSK; from the coding sequence ATGTCACTTCATCCGATGGCCGGGAAACCCCCGACCCATGACATGCTGGAAAACATCCCCCGGCTCGTCACGGCTTTCTATTCCAGGAAACCGGATCCCAAGAATCCGGACGAAATAGTATCCTTCGGCACCTCCGGACACCGGGGCTGCTCGCTCACGTCCACCTTCAACGAGTCGCACGTCATGGCCGTGTGTCAGGCCGTCTGCGAGCATCGCAGAATGCGCGGCATCGACGGTCCGCTGTTTCTGGGAATGGACACCCACGCCCTTTCCGAACCGGCCTTCACCACCGCGCTTGAAGTCTTCGCGGCCAACGGCGTGGCCGTTCGCTACCAGATGGGCTTCGGCTACACGCCAACGCCCGTCATCTCTCACGCCATCCTGAGCTGGAACCGGGACCGCACCACCGGACTGGCAGACGGCGTGGTCATCACCCCTTCGCACAATCCCCCGCGAGACGGCGGCATCAAGTACAATCCGCCGGATGGCGGCCCCGCCGACTTCCGCACCACCGCCGCCATTCAGGACGGGGCCAACCAGATCCTCATCGACAAACTGGTGAGCGTGAAACGCGTCCCGTTGGCACAGGCACTGACCACCGACGGCGTGGAAGCCATCGACTACGTCATGCCCTATGTTCGCGATCTGGGCAGCATCCTGAACCTCGAAGCCGTGGCCGCCGAAGGCCTCAAGATCGGCGCTGACCCGCTCGGCGGTTCGGGACTGGCCTACTGGGAGCCCATCGCGGACGAGTACGGGCTGGACATCACCGTCACCAACGACGCGCCCGACCCGACCTTCAGTTTCATGAGCGTGGACAAGGACGGCAAGATCCGCATGGACTGCTCCTCGCCCTACGCCATGGCCGGGCTCATCGCCATGCGCGACCGCTTCGACATCGCCTTCGGCAACGACCCGGACTTCGACAGACACGGCATCGTGACCCGCGCCTCGGGCCTGCTCAATCCGAACCATTACCTTTCCGTGGCGGTGGACTATCTGTTCCGCAGCCGTGAGCACTGGTCAACGGAAGCGGCCGTCGGCAAGACCGTGGTCACCAGCTCCATGATCGACCGCGTGGCCGAAGGGCTGAACCGCGAGATTTTTGAAGTCCCTGTGGGCTTCAAGTGGTTCGTGGGACCGCTGCTCAAGGGCACCTGCGCCTTTGGCGGGGAAGAATCCGCCGGAGCCAGCTTTGTGCGCTTTGACGGCAGCCCGTGGAGCACGGACAAGGACGGCATCATCCTGAACCTGCTTGCCGCCGAGATCACCGCCGTCACCGGACGCGACCCCGGCGAACTGTACAAGGAACTGGAGCAGAAGCACGGGGCACCCATTTACCGCCGTAGCGACGCCCCGGCCACCAACGAACAGAAGGCGGCCTTCAAGCGGCTCACTCCGGAATCCGTCCGCACCGAAACACTGGCGGGTGACGCCATCACCTCGCGCATGACCCATGCGCCCGGAAACGGCGAACCCATCGGCGGTCTCAAGGTCAGCACGGACAACGGCTGGTTCGCGGCCCGACCGTCCGGAACCGAGGAAATCTACAAGATATACGCGGAGAGCTTCCGCGACGAACAGCACCTCGACGCCATCGAGGCGGAAGCCAGAACCATCGTCGAAGCGCTGTTCTCCAAATGA